A region of Vibrio chagasii DNA encodes the following proteins:
- a CDS encoding YtjB family periplasmic protein, giving the protein MNESLFSIRNALRMLALILLATMFVVTIKNTVVISKGNEKIQAKQLETLTKLLISQASLSASKMIAQQDQERLLDLTNQLSQDRLVFDTTIYDAEGIRLASSEKALSVREVLGLDTPLSTASIGRQQLVEPIYSKENTIIGFIRVTFETGKMTAISDHHYRKSDRYMIGMVLMGFVSGVLFIMLIRRRPTKSGENLLLKNVNS; this is encoded by the coding sequence ATGAATGAATCATTGTTCTCAATACGTAACGCTTTGCGAATGTTAGCCCTCATTTTGTTGGCTACTATGTTCGTCGTTACGATTAAAAATACGGTCGTGATCAGTAAGGGTAACGAAAAGATCCAAGCGAAACAGCTCGAGACACTTACTAAGCTGCTTATCTCTCAGGCTTCCCTTTCAGCCAGCAAAATGATCGCACAACAAGACCAAGAACGACTGCTTGATCTGACCAATCAGCTATCTCAAGATCGACTGGTATTCGATACCACCATCTATGATGCTGAAGGCATTCGCCTCGCTTCGAGCGAAAAGGCGCTGTCAGTGCGTGAGGTGCTTGGCCTAGATACGCCACTTTCAACCGCGAGTATCGGTAGACAGCAGCTAGTAGAGCCAATTTACTCGAAAGAAAACACCATCATTGGTTTTATCCGCGTCACCTTTGAGACAGGTAAAATGACAGCAATATCGGATCACCACTACCGCAAAAGTGATCGATACATGATCGGTATGGTATTGATGGGCTTCGTCAGTGGTGTGCTGTTTATAATGTTGATTCGAAGAAGACCAACCAAATCAGGCGAGAACTTACTTCTGAAGAACGTAAATTCATAA
- the radA gene encoding DNA repair protein RadA has product MAKAKRAYVCNDCGADFPRWQGQCNACGAWNTITEVRLAASPQVARNERLTGYAGSATESSVQTLSEIDLQEVPRFSSGFKELDRVLGGGVVPGAAILIGGNPGAGKSTLLLQTMCLLSSQLPTLYVTGEESLQQVAMRASRLGLPKEHLKMLSETNVDKICQVAEKEQPKIMVIDSIQVMHVADVQSSPGSVAQVRESATALTRFAKQNNVAIFLVGHVTKDGTLAGPKVLEHIIDCSVLLDGGTDSRFRTLRSHKNRFGAVNELGVFAMTGQGLKEVSNPSAIFLSRGEEETSGSSVMVVWEGTRPLLVEIQALVDYSQLANPRRVAVGLEQNRLSLLLAVLHKHGGLQMADQDVFVNVVGGVKVTETSADLALVMALLSSFRDRALPKDVVVFGEVGLAGEIRPVPSGQERLNEAFKHGFKKAIVPAANMPKGGIPGMQIHGVKKLSEAINAFDEL; this is encoded by the coding sequence ATGGCTAAGGCAAAGCGAGCTTATGTGTGTAATGACTGTGGTGCTGACTTTCCACGTTGGCAAGGACAGTGCAATGCGTGTGGTGCTTGGAACACAATTACCGAAGTTAGGTTAGCCGCTTCACCTCAGGTAGCACGCAATGAGAGATTAACTGGCTATGCAGGTAGTGCGACCGAATCTAGCGTTCAAACCCTGTCTGAGATTGATCTACAGGAAGTGCCTCGTTTTAGTAGTGGCTTTAAAGAGCTCGATCGCGTACTTGGTGGCGGTGTGGTACCGGGTGCTGCGATTCTTATTGGTGGTAACCCAGGTGCGGGTAAATCGACACTACTGCTACAAACCATGTGTCTACTTTCTTCTCAACTTCCTACTTTATATGTAACCGGTGAGGAATCGTTACAGCAGGTCGCGATGCGTGCTTCACGTCTTGGTTTGCCAAAAGAGCACTTAAAGATGCTCTCTGAAACCAATGTAGACAAGATCTGTCAGGTGGCAGAAAAAGAACAGCCTAAGATCATGGTCATCGACTCAATCCAAGTAATGCATGTCGCTGATGTTCAATCTTCACCAGGTAGTGTGGCTCAGGTTCGTGAGTCAGCGACGGCACTGACTCGTTTTGCTAAGCAGAATAACGTGGCTATTTTCCTAGTAGGACACGTAACTAAAGATGGTACTCTGGCGGGGCCTAAAGTACTTGAGCACATTATTGATTGTTCAGTTTTGTTAGACGGCGGAACAGACAGCCGTTTCAGAACATTACGCAGCCACAAAAACCGTTTTGGTGCGGTGAATGAGCTTGGTGTATTTGCGATGACAGGCCAAGGGCTAAAAGAAGTCAGCAACCCATCGGCTATATTCTTGTCTCGTGGCGAAGAAGAAACGTCAGGCAGTTCAGTAATGGTGGTATGGGAAGGTACCCGCCCACTGCTTGTTGAGATTCAAGCGCTGGTGGATTACTCCCAATTGGCGAATCCTCGTCGAGTCGCGGTTGGCCTTGAGCAGAACCGCCTTTCTTTATTACTCGCGGTGCTGCATAAACACGGCGGCTTACAAATGGCTGACCAAGATGTGTTTGTGAATGTCGTCGGTGGTGTTAAAGTAACCGAAACTAGTGCTGACCTTGCATTAGTTATGGCATTACTTTCTAGTTTCAGAGACCGCGCATTACCTAAAGATGTCGTAGTTTTTGGTGAAGTAGGCCTAGCGGGAGAGATTCGTCCTGTACCAAGCGGGCAAGAACGTTTGAATGAAGCATTTAAACACGGCTTTAAGAAAGCGATTGTTCCTGCAGCTAATATGCCGAAAGGTGGTATCCCAGGAATGCAAATCCACGGAGTGAAAAAACTATCAGAGGCAATTAATGCTTTTGATGAGTTGTAA
- a CDS encoding PilZ domain-containing protein, translated as MQQSEILSVAERLIPAYHAEDFEFLLSQMTEGESPSLKLLVKMELNRIMAPCTKSIDLRGRIDNECRQFTLDGRKHWLDDIALNAYQRGTKKFKGYTEGAWELVMAPRIQPLRSVVKSASQSNQGITSANSPYEAEAINLGYDLKRQENRLKISSQVEITTSKGQSLHGVTIDISPSGAKFKVPSAFRYNLGEIISVKFTELVEKSLEADVNQAVEFRVLGIDDSYENDAVKFLRTIKVSDNNIVARLLDESLNSTSKKTSHENQDRIIRTRTRGIEHTYLKHTCNLPLFFSGSELKLALLTDNNHPLWQYWHDERNQQALGTLFNEQRMNLLAKPGVKGTSNVIYSFTHEHQNKTLFYSMMLPEATREQRQLFWHIGGKRKSWKAFKFSVFELSEAERQALAKHSDTLAQSSAQLTHCGILQEIGDHESAADYLLSEKPRIPSSELNCFRHPRAVVGNIQSIYFDSQTRRKEPRYQFKSPLQITSQDGAAANGHTLDISKRGLSITLEQPMILKINDPVIVNFNELQLYDKNLPLSTVPYHVIRVSPNGRNVQLVIAENAKTMRTIAFLNGLIDQNQSKLIKKREILPTNSLLESLHNILLSKMVSTPIFIDKPSSTLRCKIIGVNFPLNKHLTLLAKLGHNQKFSLEPIFKGHTNSLLAEPLKRIEGAEPKHHDVYIAAVKFGDKIQSVHTKLVKDFASAKERILFIKKAQHLGDVYVLRVTTAPIFNPLTTLFQSDLEELARISMHQAKKLENEITAFIGYGEIEDITDEVLIRLELTR; from the coding sequence ATGCAGCAATCTGAAATTCTATCTGTAGCAGAGCGTCTTATCCCGGCTTATCACGCCGAAGATTTCGAATTCCTTCTTTCTCAAATGACAGAAGGTGAATCGCCGTCTCTGAAACTACTCGTTAAAATGGAACTGAATCGTATCATGGCTCCGTGTACAAAGAGCATTGATTTACGCGGACGTATCGATAATGAGTGTCGTCAATTCACACTCGATGGCCGAAAACACTGGCTCGACGACATCGCTTTAAATGCCTATCAACGTGGTACAAAAAAATTCAAAGGCTACACAGAAGGGGCTTGGGAGCTAGTTATGGCGCCAAGAATTCAGCCTCTGCGTAGTGTGGTTAAAAGTGCGTCTCAAAGTAATCAAGGCATCACCAGTGCCAACAGCCCCTATGAAGCTGAAGCTATAAACCTTGGTTATGACTTAAAGCGTCAAGAGAACCGACTCAAGATAAGCTCACAGGTTGAAATCACCACATCTAAAGGGCAAAGCCTGCACGGTGTTACGATTGATATCTCACCTTCAGGTGCAAAATTCAAAGTACCGAGCGCCTTTCGTTATAACCTAGGCGAGATCATTAGCGTCAAGTTCACTGAATTGGTGGAAAAGTCACTCGAAGCCGATGTAAACCAAGCAGTTGAATTTCGCGTTCTGGGTATTGATGATTCTTATGAAAACGACGCGGTTAAATTCCTAAGAACCATCAAGGTAAGCGACAACAATATTGTGGCTCGTTTGCTCGATGAGTCTTTAAATAGCACCAGTAAGAAAACCAGTCATGAGAACCAAGATAGAATCATTCGAACTCGCACACGAGGTATCGAGCACACCTATCTAAAGCATACTTGTAACCTTCCCCTATTTTTCAGTGGCAGTGAACTCAAGCTCGCCTTGCTTACGGATAACAACCATCCGCTATGGCAATACTGGCACGACGAGCGAAACCAGCAAGCTCTGGGAACTCTGTTCAACGAGCAGCGCATGAACTTACTGGCGAAGCCTGGTGTGAAAGGTACCAGTAATGTTATCTACTCGTTTACTCACGAACATCAAAATAAGACGCTGTTCTATTCGATGATGTTACCTGAAGCGACTCGTGAACAAAGACAACTGTTCTGGCACATTGGTGGTAAGCGTAAAAGCTGGAAGGCATTCAAGTTCTCTGTTTTTGAGTTATCAGAAGCAGAGCGACAAGCTTTAGCTAAGCATTCAGACACCCTAGCGCAAAGCTCAGCACAACTAACACATTGTGGTATCTTGCAAGAGATTGGCGATCACGAAAGTGCCGCGGATTACCTATTGAGTGAAAAGCCTCGAATTCCAAGCAGTGAATTGAATTGCTTCCGTCATCCTCGAGCTGTGGTTGGTAACATACAAAGCATCTACTTTGACTCACAAACTCGACGTAAAGAACCTAGATATCAATTTAAGTCTCCACTGCAGATCACCTCACAAGACGGCGCAGCGGCAAACGGTCACACCTTAGATATCTCGAAGCGTGGGTTAAGCATTACTCTTGAACAGCCGATGATACTCAAGATCAATGACCCAGTGATCGTGAACTTTAATGAGCTGCAGCTTTACGATAAGAACCTGCCATTAAGCACAGTGCCTTACCACGTGATTCGTGTGAGCCCGAATGGCCGCAATGTCCAATTGGTGATTGCTGAAAACGCTAAGACAATGCGCACCATCGCATTCCTAAATGGGCTTATCGATCAAAACCAAAGCAAGCTAATTAAGAAGAGAGAGATACTGCCAACGAACTCCTTGCTTGAGTCGCTGCACAATATTTTGTTGAGCAAGATGGTGAGCACTCCTATCTTCATTGATAAACCAAGCTCTACACTACGCTGTAAGATCATTGGTGTGAATTTCCCGCTGAACAAGCATCTGACTTTATTGGCGAAACTGGGTCACAACCAAAAGTTCTCACTGGAGCCTATCTTTAAAGGCCACACCAACTCACTACTGGCTGAGCCACTCAAGAGAATTGAAGGTGCAGAGCCTAAACACCACGACGTTTATATCGCTGCGGTGAAATTTGGTGACAAAATTCAATCGGTACACACTAAGCTGGTGAAGGACTTTGCCTCGGCAAAAGAAAGAATCTTATTCATTAAGAAAGCGCAGCACCTAGGTGATGTGTATGTACTTCGTGTTACGACAGCACCAATCTTTAATCCATTGACCACCTTGTTCCAATCGGATTTAGAAGAGCTTGCCCGTATAAGCATGCACCAAGCGAAGAAGCTAGAAAACGAGATCACCGCGTTTATCGGTTATGGAGAGATAGAAGACATTACCGACGAAGTATTGATCCGATTAGAGCTGACTCGCTAG
- the serB gene encoding phosphoserine phosphatase → MDAQKYLPMKRHTTLLTRLPETRFASQLAKAKANWIVFGEYLSPQSFDDIDFFTGTYNTILDTWKVGHYEVALMSGNLTPAHEEILQALKLDYACLSEVPDLSKPGLIVMDMDSTAIQIECIDEIAKLAGVGELVSEITERAMQGELDFEQSLRQRVGALKGADESILEQVRQSLPFMPDLVGLVNTLNKLSWKTAIASGGFTYFSDYLKDTLDLDHAQSNTLEIVKGKLTGEVLGDVVSAQTKADILVELAEEYELELHNTVAVGDGANDLVMMGAAGLGIAFHAKPKVEQQAQTAVRYAGLGGVLCILSGALAKQQKISWQAKP, encoded by the coding sequence ATGGACGCTCAGAAATACCTGCCGATGAAAAGGCATACCACGTTATTAACTCGACTCCCCGAGACTCGTTTCGCTTCTCAACTCGCTAAAGCTAAAGCCAACTGGATTGTATTCGGCGAGTACCTATCTCCGCAATCTTTCGACGACATCGACTTTTTCACTGGCACTTACAACACCATTTTAGATACGTGGAAAGTTGGCCATTACGAAGTGGCATTGATGTCTGGCAACCTAACGCCAGCGCATGAAGAAATCCTACAAGCTTTGAAGCTTGATTATGCTTGCCTTAGTGAAGTTCCAGATTTATCTAAGCCAGGCTTGATCGTGATGGATATGGATTCCACAGCGATTCAAATCGAGTGTATCGATGAAATAGCCAAGCTCGCTGGAGTAGGTGAATTAGTCTCTGAAATCACAGAGCGTGCTATGCAAGGTGAATTAGATTTCGAACAAAGCCTGCGCCAACGAGTTGGAGCACTGAAAGGTGCTGATGAGTCGATTCTAGAGCAAGTGCGCCAGTCACTGCCTTTCATGCCTGACTTAGTGGGACTTGTGAACACGCTTAATAAACTGAGTTGGAAAACCGCTATCGCATCGGGTGGCTTTACTTACTTCTCTGATTACTTAAAAGACACGCTAGACCTAGACCATGCTCAGTCGAATACTTTAGAAATCGTTAAGGGTAAATTGACGGGTGAAGTGTTGGGTGATGTCGTTTCTGCGCAAACCAAAGCTGATATCTTAGTTGAACTGGCGGAAGAGTATGAGCTGGAGCTGCATAACACGGTGGCTGTCGGTGATGGCGCGAATGACTTGGTAATGATGGGCGCCGCTGGTTTAGGTATTGCCTTCCATGCCAAACCAAAAGTCGAGCAACAAGCTCAAACGGCTGTGCGTTATGCTGGCTTGGGTGGGGTATTGTGTATCTTGTCTGGCGCGTTGGCCAAGCAACAAAAAATCAGTTGGCAGGCGAAACCGTAA